The Urbifossiella limnaea genome has a window encoding:
- a CDS encoding radical SAM/SPASM domain-containing protein, which translates to MFLKMAKRVLVETDKRLLWKLAYNMGVGAALSVHRHKRRLKRGQVFPPFLYISIINSCNLRCQGCWVDVAHKQQTISPDAFHRLIREAKAMGNRFFGIVGGEPFMHPHLLDMLAEHPDCYFQVFTNGHFLTPERARRMWQLGNVTPLLSVEGTEIVSDERRGRGGVLSKTLTGVKNALDAGVFTGVCTSVCRTNIDDLLKPEWIDRLIELGVLYTWFHVYRPMGPNPNPDLCLTQDQGVRVRKFVVEMRATKPIVIVDAYHDGEGKALCPAATGISHHINPWGGIEPCPIVQFSTESIHPDGRTLKDKFLRSAFLADFRKLAADTTRGCIVLERPDLLKQLVEAHGAADATARKTALAELGAMTPRPSQYNPAAEVPERNPLYRVAKRLFFNDFGVYAGRPPG; encoded by the coding sequence GTGTTCCTGAAGATGGCCAAGCGGGTGCTCGTCGAGACCGACAAGCGCCTCCTGTGGAAGCTCGCCTACAACATGGGCGTCGGCGCCGCCCTGTCCGTGCACCGGCACAAGCGCCGCCTCAAGCGCGGGCAGGTGTTCCCGCCGTTCCTGTACATTTCGATCATCAACAGCTGCAACCTCCGCTGCCAGGGCTGCTGGGTGGACGTGGCCCACAAGCAGCAGACCATCTCCCCCGACGCCTTCCACCGCCTGATCCGCGAGGCGAAGGCGATGGGGAACCGCTTCTTCGGCATCGTCGGCGGCGAGCCGTTCATGCACCCGCACCTGCTGGACATGCTCGCGGAGCACCCGGACTGCTACTTCCAGGTGTTCACCAACGGCCACTTCCTCACCCCCGAGCGCGCCCGCCGCATGTGGCAGCTCGGCAACGTCACGCCGCTGTTGTCGGTCGAAGGGACCGAGATCGTGTCTGACGAGCGGCGCGGCCGCGGCGGCGTGCTGAGCAAGACGCTGACCGGCGTCAAGAACGCGCTCGACGCCGGCGTGTTCACCGGCGTGTGCACCAGCGTGTGCCGCACGAACATCGATGACCTGCTGAAGCCGGAGTGGATCGACAGGCTGATCGAGCTGGGCGTGTTGTACACCTGGTTCCACGTGTACCGGCCGATGGGGCCGAACCCGAACCCCGACCTGTGCCTGACGCAGGACCAGGGCGTGCGCGTGCGGAAGTTCGTGGTCGAGATGCGGGCCACGAAGCCGATCGTCATCGTGGACGCGTACCACGACGGCGAGGGGAAGGCGCTGTGCCCCGCGGCGACCGGCATCAGCCACCACATCAACCCGTGGGGCGGCATCGAGCCGTGCCCGATCGTGCAGTTCAGCACGGAATCGATTCACCCCGACGGCCGCACGCTGAAGGACAAGTTCCTCCGCTCGGCGTTCCTGGCCGACTTTCGCAAGCTGGCCGCCGACACCACCCGCGGCTGCATCGTGCTCGAACGGCCCGACCTGCTGAAGCAACTGGTGGAGGCCCACGGCGCCGCGGACGCCACGGCGCGCAAGACGGCGCTGGCCGAACTCGGGGCGATGACGCCGCGGCCGTCGCAGTACAACCCCGCCGCCGAGGTGCCGGAGCGGAACCCGCTGTACCGGGTGGCGAAGCGGCTGTTCTTCAACGACTTCGGCGTCTACGCCGGCCGCCCCCCGGGCTGA
- a CDS encoding DinB family protein, with the protein MPTDADLAAAYRAGGARPTGEPMPAAADLAENYLRPLADLRAAVAGMTREQVVARPVAGRWSTLEVLAHLADFEPVFVERMKRILAYDSPPLAAADENLFFAALRYHDRDAAEELAVIEATRASAARLIRSLSAEQLARTGVHSTRGPQTLEQVIRSVTGHVAHHLPFVREKRAALGLPSPA; encoded by the coding sequence ATGCCGACCGACGCCGACCTCGCGGCCGCCTACCGGGCCGGCGGCGCCCGCCCGACCGGAGAGCCGATGCCCGCCGCCGCCGACCTCGCCGAGAACTACCTCCGCCCCCTCGCCGACCTCCGCGCCGCCGTCGCCGGCATGACCCGCGAGCAGGTGGTGGCGCGGCCGGTCGCCGGCCGGTGGAGCACGCTCGAAGTGCTCGCGCACCTGGCCGACTTCGAGCCGGTGTTCGTGGAGCGGATGAAGCGCATCCTCGCCTACGACTCACCACCACTAGCGGCCGCCGACGAGAACCTCTTCTTCGCGGCGCTCCGCTACCACGACCGCGACGCGGCCGAGGAATTGGCCGTCATCGAGGCGACGCGCGCGAGCGCCGCCCGCCTCATCCGCAGCCTGTCGGCCGAGCAGCTGGCCCGCACCGGCGTCCACAGCACCCGCGGCCCCCAGACGCTGGAGCAGGTCATCCGCTCGGTGACGGGGCACGTCGCGCACCACCTGCCGTTCGTCCGCGAGAAGCGGGCGGCGCTCGGGCTGCCGTCGCCCGCATGA
- a CDS encoding fatty acid CoA ligase family protein translates to MTAPPLNVAAHLARMAAAVPDRPALLLPARRVRPHGHTPHRAVTFAQLAADTDALAHGLAAAGVGRGTRAALMVPPSADFFALTFALLKVAAVPVLIDPGIGVKNLGTCLAEAEPFAFIGIPKAHVARRLLGWAKRTIRVTVNVGRGRFFCDTGVSRLRAAGAGRGPYPVPDVARDDAAAVLFTSGSTGVAKGAVYTHGVFAAQVEMLRAVYGIEPGEVDFCTFPLFALFGPALGMTCVVPDMDFARPARIDPRKAVAQVAQFGATNLFGSPAVVRALGGHGERLPSLKRAISAGAPARADQLERFARLLSPGVQVFTPYGATEALPVANIGSGEILTETRHLTDEGRGVCVGRPVPGVVVRVIPITDDAIPEWDDARVLPPGEVGEFAVCGPVVTAAYFGRPEATRLAKIRDPRTGALWHRMGDVGYYDDIGRLWFCGRKSHRVVTPHGTLFTDQVEPVFNTVAGVYRTALVGARRDGVTHPVLCVERLLPRHFPWSKVDANFFGWPWGKIVDGLRQVAARFDHTRSVTTFLSHSGFPVDVRHNSKIFREKLAAWADRELGPAWRPTA, encoded by the coding sequence ATGACGGCCCCCCCGCTGAACGTCGCGGCCCACCTCGCCCGCATGGCCGCGGCCGTGCCCGACCGGCCGGCGCTGCTGCTGCCCGCGCGCCGCGTCCGCCCGCACGGCCACACGCCGCACCGGGCCGTCACCTTCGCGCAACTCGCCGCCGACACCGACGCCCTCGCCCACGGCCTCGCCGCCGCCGGCGTCGGGCGCGGCACCCGTGCCGCGCTGATGGTGCCGCCGTCGGCCGACTTCTTCGCCCTCACGTTCGCGCTGCTGAAGGTCGCCGCCGTGCCGGTGCTCATCGACCCCGGCATTGGCGTGAAGAACCTCGGCACCTGCCTAGCGGAAGCGGAGCCGTTCGCGTTCATCGGCATCCCGAAGGCCCACGTCGCCCGCCGGCTGCTGGGGTGGGCCAAGAGGACGATTCGCGTCACGGTGAACGTCGGCCGGGGGCGATTCTTCTGTGACACCGGGGTGTCACGGCTCCGCGCCGCGGGCGCCGGCCGGGGGCCGTACCCGGTGCCGGACGTGGCGCGGGACGACGCGGCGGCGGTGCTGTTCACCAGCGGCAGCACGGGCGTGGCGAAGGGGGCGGTGTACACGCACGGCGTCTTCGCGGCGCAGGTCGAGATGCTGCGGGCGGTGTACGGCATCGAGCCGGGCGAGGTCGATTTCTGCACGTTCCCGCTGTTCGCGCTGTTCGGCCCGGCGCTGGGGATGACCTGCGTCGTGCCCGACATGGACTTTGCCCGCCCGGCCCGCATCGACCCGCGGAAGGCCGTCGCGCAGGTGGCGCAGTTCGGCGCCACGAACCTGTTCGGCTCGCCCGCCGTGGTGCGTGCGCTCGGCGGCCACGGCGAACGCCTGCCGAGCCTGAAGCGTGCCATCTCGGCGGGCGCCCCCGCCCGTGCCGACCAGCTCGAGCGCTTCGCCCGGCTGTTGTCGCCCGGCGTGCAGGTGTTCACGCCCTACGGCGCGACCGAGGCGCTACCCGTCGCCAACATCGGTAGCGGGGAAATCCTAACGGAGACGCGCCACCTCACCGACGAGGGCAGGGGCGTGTGCGTCGGCCGGCCGGTGCCGGGCGTCGTCGTCCGCGTCATCCCCATCACCGACGACGCGATTCCGGAGTGGGACGATGCTCGGGTATTGCCCCCCGGCGAGGTCGGCGAGTTTGCCGTGTGCGGGCCGGTGGTGACGGCGGCGTACTTCGGCCGGCCTGAAGCGACGCGGCTGGCGAAAATCCGCGACCCGCGGACGGGCGCCCTCTGGCACCGCATGGGCGACGTGGGATACTACGACGACATCGGGCGCTTGTGGTTCTGCGGCCGGAAGAGTCACCGCGTGGTGACCCCGCACGGCACCCTGTTCACCGACCAGGTGGAGCCGGTGTTCAACACCGTGGCGGGCGTGTACCGGACGGCGCTGGTCGGCGCGCGGCGCGACGGCGTGACGCACCCGGTACTGTGCGTCGAGCGACTCCTGCCCCGGCACTTCCCATGGTCGAAGGTGGACGCCAACTTCTTCGGTTGGCCGTGGGGGAAGATCGTTGACGGTTTGCGGCAGGTCGCGGCCCGGTTCGACCACACCCGGTCCGTGACGACGTTCCTCAGCCACTCCGGCTTCCCGGTGGACGTGCGGCACAACTCGAAGATCTTCCGCGAGAAGCTCGCCGCGTGGGCCGACCGCGAGCTCGGCCCGGCGTGGAGGCCGACCGCATGA
- a CDS encoding NAD-dependent epimerase/dehydratase family protein → MKVLVTGGGGFLGGAVVRRLRARGWHVRSLTRSAYPWLDELGVEQTLGDLADADAVAKAVAGTDVVIHTAAKAGVWGRHADYVATNVAGTENVIAACRAAGVRRLVYTSTPSVVHGGGDLEGADESTPYPEHFDAAYPETKAAAERAVLAANGPDLATVALRPHLIWGPGDPHLIPRVLTRARAGKLRRIGTRPVRVDVTYVDNAADAHVLAAEKLDIGTAPAGKAYFISNGEPVELWGFLNRVLAAAGLPPVTKSVAAWKARLAGRVLEATYRWLRLSGEPAMTRFVAAQLGTSHWYDIAAARRDLGYEPAVSVDEGLRRLAASFGGAK, encoded by the coding sequence ATGAAGGTGCTCGTCACCGGCGGCGGCGGGTTCCTCGGCGGCGCCGTCGTGCGGCGGCTCCGCGCCCGCGGCTGGCACGTCCGCTCCCTCACCCGCAGCGCCTACCCCTGGCTCGACGAACTCGGCGTCGAGCAGACCCTCGGCGACCTCGCCGACGCCGACGCCGTCGCGAAGGCTGTCGCGGGGACGGACGTGGTGATTCACACCGCCGCGAAGGCCGGCGTGTGGGGCCGCCACGCCGACTACGTCGCCACCAACGTCGCCGGCACCGAGAACGTCATCGCCGCCTGCCGCGCGGCCGGGGTGCGGCGGCTCGTCTACACCTCCACGCCGAGCGTCGTCCACGGCGGCGGCGACCTCGAAGGGGCCGACGAGAGCACGCCCTACCCCGAACACTTCGACGCCGCGTACCCCGAGACGAAGGCCGCGGCCGAGCGCGCCGTCCTGGCCGCGAACGGCCCCGACCTGGCGACCGTCGCCCTGCGGCCGCACCTCATCTGGGGGCCCGGCGACCCGCACCTCATCCCGCGCGTGCTGACCCGGGCCCGGGCCGGCAAGCTCCGCCGCATCGGCACCCGGCCCGTGCGCGTGGACGTGACGTACGTCGACAACGCCGCCGACGCCCACGTCCTCGCGGCGGAAAAGCTGGACATCGGGACCGCCCCCGCGGGGAAGGCGTACTTCATCTCCAACGGCGAGCCCGTCGAGTTGTGGGGGTTCTTGAACCGCGTCCTGGCCGCGGCCGGCTTGCCACCCGTCACGAAATCCGTGGCGGCGTGGAAGGCCCGACTCGCGGGGCGCGTGCTGGAGGCGACGTACCGCTGGCTGCGGCTGTCGGGCGAGCCGGCCATGACACGGTTCGTCGCGGCGCAGCTCGGCACGTCGCACTGGTACGACATCGCGGCGGCCCGGCGCGACCTGGGGTACGAGCCGGCGGTGAGCGTCGACGAGGGACTGCGGCGGCTGGCGGCGTCGTTCGGCGGGGCGAAGTGA
- a CDS encoding ABC transporter ATP-binding protein translates to MSRTPAAGLCMAEDVIVADRVVVRYRGKTALDELNLRVPRGAVYAFLGDNGAGKTTTMRILTGLAPADAGRAEILGLDCYARALDLRHRVGYMPERPRFYDWMKVADIGWFTAAFHRPGFLPRYREWTDRLGLDPAKKLKELSKGGYARVGLALALAPDPEVLLLDEPTSGLDLLTRREFLAGLADLAAAGRTVLISSHSIAELERACTHAGLLRDGKMILSAPLGELRKKVRRISLRFAEQPPDAAALGTVLTRNGTGHFWQATVQDPDPGAVNALRSSPGVTDFEDSAVSLEEVYAALMARTAPVVTRVAE, encoded by the coding sequence TTGTCTCGCACCCCCGCCGCGGGGCTGTGCATGGCCGAGGACGTGATCGTCGCCGACCGGGTGGTCGTCCGGTACCGCGGCAAGACCGCGCTCGACGAGTTGAACCTGCGCGTCCCGCGCGGCGCCGTCTACGCCTTCCTCGGCGACAACGGCGCCGGCAAGACGACGACGATGCGCATCCTCACCGGCCTGGCCCCGGCCGACGCCGGGCGGGCGGAAATCCTCGGCCTCGACTGCTACGCCCGCGCCCTGGACCTGCGCCACCGCGTCGGCTACATGCCGGAGCGGCCGCGGTTCTACGACTGGATGAAGGTCGCCGACATCGGCTGGTTCACGGCCGCGTTCCACCGGCCCGGCTTCCTGCCCCGCTACCGCGAGTGGACCGACCGCCTCGGCCTCGACCCCGCCAAGAAGCTGAAGGAACTGTCCAAGGGCGGGTACGCCCGCGTGGGGCTGGCGCTGGCGCTGGCCCCCGACCCCGAGGTGCTGCTGCTGGACGAGCCGACGAGCGGCCTCGACCTGCTGACGCGCCGCGAGTTCCTGGCGGGCCTGGCCGACCTGGCGGCGGCGGGGCGGACGGTGCTCATTTCGAGCCACTCGATCGCGGAACTGGAGCGGGCCTGCACGCACGCCGGGCTGCTGCGCGACGGGAAGATGATTCTGTCCGCGCCGCTGGGGGAGTTGCGGAAGAAGGTGCGGCGGATCAGCCTGCGGTTCGCGGAGCAGCCGCCGGACGCCGCGGCGCTGGGGACGGTGCTGACGCGGAACGGCACCGGCCACTTCTGGCAGGCGACGGTGCAAGACCCCGACCCGGGTGCCGTGAACGCACTTCGCTCGTCGCCGGGCGTGACGGACTTCGAGGACAGTGCGGTGTCACTGGAAGAGGTGTACGCGGCACTGATGGCGCGGACCGCGCCGGTGGTGACGCGCGTGGCGGAGTAA
- a CDS encoding ABC transporter permease — MVRAIVWKEFREQGLIGLTLVVLGGGVLVAVAVLADPPQKGAAPGDVLRGLGPGPLTTLLLAVTAGTVCGGALFAAEREAGTHGFLDALPVPRAGLWTAKLLAGGLLAASQAGLVIAAGYALGLLATTGWAFAVAVYSMLAFCWGTLGSTLARTTLGSVGVAVPAATLFAIAYLLPITLVFATPGSAIPRPAGAFLFLGLMFATPLLWSAAAYTRPDRAREADDRVPPPPAVYLVEPAAPVVEQPVRARRSRFGLQALLWLAARQLTGPGVTIAGFAVAAGLTLLLPTIEPFVAWPALGLLAGVFAGITAFSDEQTTGSARFWGEQRLPAGRMWLVKVLVHLAFALLLAALVALPSAVRAVATGGGGMRAEALLSAVFRSLMFEPRVLGTEGWKYLLAPVGYGFAAGVLCGMLFKKPVVGAGVAGVAGGTAFAAVLPGLLTGGTRHLWLWLPPLLALAAGRALLAPWGAERVATRRGLGPLIGGTVAAVLAVAAGAAYRAVEVPDRPGATDDVAYVEDGLVTFQQNDTGRQFRAATEQFARVAALVVSPVPGKRNNPADRVEQLRGGAAVRDDADLAEWVQAVYDADRLVPGPGPLAGPAPPPHEAWFDQAAAAADPALPVAVFEHPRLTRSTSGSPTLESGRGMAVVVLAHGLYRQTAGDPAAFAADLRAGLAVARSLRNGSLTASLHRGNDVTALALAAVGRWLSRVENRPELLRAVLDEVLRDERALMTRLRPDGTVAGAELPATGWGEPFDPTPHQLADRYVVRELMKAPSEWLPAMVTPPGRDKDAPNPEVDLVSFAWSVPWERERTRRLVAYGLDPTNGDDYRRLTLGRPGAAMLTARTGALIDLGAADRALRVARRGLAAALACRLYHHDRGTFPPDLSALVPAYLPEVPPDPYAPAGTALRYRVPTADELLQDVTGTPPGRGAPPPVQVKAGQPVIWSVGPDGADGGGRSAPFVPGTMVRGADVVFLVPLPPDR, encoded by the coding sequence GTGGTCCGGGCGATCGTCTGGAAGGAGTTCCGCGAGCAGGGGCTGATCGGCCTCACCCTTGTCGTCCTCGGCGGCGGCGTGCTCGTCGCCGTCGCCGTGCTCGCCGACCCGCCGCAGAAGGGCGCCGCCCCCGGCGACGTGCTCCGCGGGCTCGGCCCCGGGCCGCTCACCACCCTGCTGCTCGCCGTGACCGCCGGCACCGTCTGCGGCGGGGCGCTGTTCGCCGCCGAGCGCGAGGCCGGCACGCACGGCTTCCTCGACGCCCTGCCCGTCCCCCGCGCCGGGCTGTGGACCGCCAAACTCCTCGCCGGCGGGCTCCTCGCCGCGTCGCAGGCCGGGCTCGTCATCGCCGCCGGGTACGCCCTCGGCCTCCTGGCCACGACCGGGTGGGCGTTCGCCGTCGCCGTCTATTCGATGCTCGCGTTCTGCTGGGGCACCCTCGGCTCGACGCTCGCCCGCACCACGCTCGGGTCGGTCGGCGTGGCGGTGCCGGCGGCCACGCTGTTCGCCATCGCCTACCTGCTGCCGATCACGCTCGTGTTCGCCACGCCGGGGTCGGCGATCCCGCGGCCGGCGGGGGCGTTCCTGTTCCTCGGGCTGATGTTCGCAACGCCGCTGCTGTGGTCGGCCGCCGCCTACACCCGCCCGGACCGCGCCCGCGAGGCCGACGACCGCGTGCCGCCGCCGCCGGCCGTGTACCTCGTCGAACCCGCGGCCCCGGTCGTCGAGCAGCCGGTCCGCGCGCGGCGTTCTCGGTTCGGGCTCCAGGCGCTGCTGTGGCTCGCCGCCCGGCAGCTGACCGGCCCGGGGGTCACGATCGCCGGGTTCGCCGTCGCCGCCGGGCTCACGCTCCTGCTGCCGACGATCGAGCCGTTCGTGGCGTGGCCGGCCCTCGGGCTCCTGGCCGGCGTGTTCGCCGGCATCACCGCCTTCTCCGACGAGCAGACCACCGGGAGCGCCCGCTTCTGGGGCGAACAGCGGCTGCCGGCCGGGCGGATGTGGCTCGTCAAGGTGCTGGTTCACCTCGCGTTCGCGCTGCTGCTGGCGGCGCTGGTCGCCCTGCCGTCGGCGGTCCGGGCGGTGGCCACGGGCGGCGGCGGGATGCGCGCCGAGGCGTTGCTGTCGGCCGTGTTCCGCTCGCTGATGTTCGAGCCGCGGGTGCTCGGCACCGAAGGGTGGAAGTACCTGCTGGCGCCGGTCGGGTACGGGTTCGCGGCCGGGGTGCTGTGCGGGATGCTGTTCAAGAAGCCGGTCGTCGGCGCCGGCGTGGCCGGGGTCGCCGGCGGGACGGCGTTCGCGGCCGTTCTGCCGGGCCTCCTCACGGGCGGCACACGGCACCTGTGGCTGTGGCTCCCGCCGCTGCTGGCGTTGGCCGCCGGCCGCGCCCTGCTGGCGCCGTGGGGCGCCGAGCGCGTCGCCACCCGCCGCGGGCTCGGCCCGCTGATCGGCGGCACCGTCGCGGCCGTACTCGCCGTCGCCGCGGGGGCGGCGTATCGCGCCGTCGAGGTGCCGGACCGCCCCGGCGCCACGGACGACGTGGCGTACGTCGAGGACGGGCTGGTGACGTTCCAGCAGAACGACACGGGGCGGCAGTTCCGCGCCGCGACGGAGCAGTTCGCGCGGGTCGCGGCCCTGGTGGTGAGCCCCGTGCCGGGGAAGCGGAACAACCCCGCCGACCGCGTCGAGCAACTCCGCGGCGGCGCCGCCGTCCGCGACGACGCCGACCTCGCCGAGTGGGTGCAGGCGGTGTACGACGCCGACCGCCTCGTGCCCGGCCCGGGGCCACTCGCCGGCCCCGCCCCGCCGCCGCACGAGGCGTGGTTCGACCAGGCCGCCGCCGCCGCCGACCCGGCCCTGCCGGTGGCCGTCTTCGAGCACCCGCGGCTGACGCGCTCCACGTCCGGCTCGCCGACGCTCGAGAGCGGCCGCGGCATGGCGGTAGTCGTCCTGGCGCACGGCTTGTACCGCCAGACGGCCGGCGACCCGGCCGCGTTCGCGGCCGACCTGCGCGCCGGGCTCGCCGTCGCCCGGTCGCTGCGGAACGGGTCGCTCACCGCGTCGCTCCACCGCGGCAACGACGTGACCGCCCTGGCCCTGGCGGCCGTCGGCCGGTGGCTGTCGCGCGTCGAGAACCGGCCGGAACTCCTCCGCGCCGTGCTCGACGAGGTGCTCCGCGACGAGCGGGCACTGATGACGCGCCTCCGGCCGGACGGTACGGTCGCGGGGGCGGAACTGCCGGCGACCGGGTGGGGCGAGCCGTTCGACCCGACGCCGCACCAGCTGGCCGACCGGTACGTCGTCCGCGAGCTGATGAAGGCGCCGAGCGAGTGGCTGCCGGCGATGGTGACGCCGCCGGGCCGCGACAAGGACGCACCTAACCCCGAGGTCGATCTCGTGTCGTTCGCGTGGAGCGTGCCCTGGGAGCGCGAGCGGACGCGGAGGCTGGTCGCCTACGGCCTCGACCCGACCAACGGCGACGACTACCGCCGGCTGACGCTCGGCCGGCCGGGGGCGGCGATGCTGACGGCGCGGACGGGCGCCCTCATCGACCTGGGGGCCGCCGACCGCGCGCTGCGGGTGGCCCGTCGGGGGCTCGCGGCGGCGCTGGCGTGTCGGCTCTACCACCACGACCGCGGCACGTTTCCACCCGACCTGTCCGCGCTGGTGCCGGCGTACCTGCCGGAGGTGCCGCCCGACCCGTACGCGCCGGCCGGCACGGCGCTGCGGTACCGCGTGCCGACGGCCGACGAGTTGCTACAAGACGTGACCGGAACCCCGCCCGGCCGCGGGGCGCCGCCGCCGGTACAGGTGAAGGCCGGGCAGCCGGTGATCTGGAGCGTCGGCCCCGACGGCGCCGACGGCGGCGGCCGGTCGGCGCCGTTCGTGCCCGGCACGATGGTCCGGGGCGCCGACGTGGTGTTCTTGGTGCCGCTGCCCCCGGACCGGTGA
- the thrC gene encoding threonine synthase, with the protein MADLAFQRCIDPRCGATADLSDTSFRCPKCGGLLDLAYDWDRLPVPKTLREFEAAWANRSDPLDFSGVWRFRRLFPFAPPDKVMTVGEGQTLCQRADHVAAYAGMNPGCLYLQYEGMNPSGSFKDNGMTAAFTHARMVNARRAACASTGNTSASLAVYCSVTQLMRAVIFIGSGKISYGKLSQALDYGALTVQIAGDFDDALRRVQEVSSRLGIYLVNSVNPFRLEGQKTIMLRILEALRWEVPDWIVVPGGNLGNVSAFGKAFAELRDLGLIDRAPRLAVVNAAGANTFYQLYEKQGVRWNGGAYDAPKVDRYMTAMDAANLRADTLASAIEINRPVNLPKALRALERCGGVVREATDAEILDAKATVGAGGLGCEPASGASVAGLLKLVKEGVIAPSDRVVCILTGHVLKDPDATVAYHTADPAHFAEKLGKRGVKRVQFANRAVQVPNDLAEIVKAIELYA; encoded by the coding sequence ATGGCCGACCTCGCGTTCCAGCGGTGCATCGACCCCCGGTGCGGGGCCACGGCCGACCTGTCCGACACGTCGTTCCGCTGCCCCAAGTGCGGCGGCCTCCTCGACCTCGCCTACGACTGGGACCGCCTCCCCGTCCCCAAGACGCTGCGCGAGTTCGAAGCGGCGTGGGCCAACCGGTCCGACCCGCTCGACTTCTCCGGCGTGTGGCGCTTCCGCCGGCTGTTCCCGTTCGCCCCGCCCGACAAGGTCATGACCGTCGGCGAGGGGCAGACGCTGTGCCAGCGCGCCGACCACGTCGCGGCCTACGCCGGGATGAACCCCGGGTGCCTGTACCTCCAGTACGAGGGGATGAACCCGAGCGGCAGCTTCAAGGACAACGGCATGACCGCGGCGTTCACCCACGCCCGCATGGTGAACGCCCGCCGGGCCGCGTGCGCCAGCACCGGCAACACCAGCGCCAGCCTCGCCGTGTACTGCTCGGTCACGCAGCTGATGCGGGCCGTCATCTTCATCGGCAGTGGGAAGATCAGCTACGGCAAGCTGTCGCAGGCACTCGACTACGGCGCCCTGACCGTGCAGATCGCCGGCGACTTCGACGACGCCCTCCGCCGCGTCCAGGAGGTGAGCAGCCGGCTCGGCATCTACCTCGTCAACAGCGTGAACCCGTTCCGCCTCGAAGGGCAGAAGACGATCATGCTGCGCATCCTGGAGGCGCTCCGCTGGGAGGTGCCGGACTGGATCGTCGTTCCCGGCGGCAACCTCGGCAACGTGTCGGCGTTCGGGAAGGCGTTCGCCGAGCTGCGCGACCTGGGCCTGATCGACCGCGCGCCGCGGCTGGCGGTGGTGAACGCGGCCGGGGCGAACACGTTCTACCAGCTCTACGAGAAGCAGGGGGTGCGGTGGAACGGCGGCGCGTACGACGCCCCCAAGGTGGACCGCTACATGACGGCGATGGACGCGGCGAACCTGCGGGCGGACACGCTGGCGAGCGCGATCGAGATCAACCGGCCGGTGAACCTGCCGAAGGCGCTGCGGGCGCTGGAGCGGTGCGGCGGCGTGGTCCGCGAGGCGACCGACGCGGAGATTCTGGACGCGAAGGCGACGGTCGGCGCCGGCGGCCTCGGGTGCGAGCCGGCGAGCGGGGCGAGCGTGGCGGGGCTGCTGAAACTGGTGAAGGAAGGGGTGATCGCGCCGTCGGACCGGGTGGTGTGCATCCTGACGGGGCACGTGCTGAAGGACCCGGACGCGACGGTGGCGTACCACACGGCCGACCCGGCGCACTTCGCGGAGAAGCTCGGCAAGCGCGGGGTGAAGCGGGTGCAGTTCGCCAACCGCGCCGTGCAGGTGCCGAACGACCTGGCCGAGATCGTCAAGGCGATCGAGCTGTACGCCTGA
- a CDS encoding FHA domain-containing protein, translating to MPVHLLSLTDGPSILVDKPILLFGRHEECDVQLHSKKVSRRHCCVAQVNDYLVVRDLGSTNGVKVNGQRVAEGKLVPGDELTVGNFKYQVCGDVLGGSTERPPVPSGYRPVPPDAGTDSSPS from the coding sequence ATGCCCGTACACCTGCTCTCCCTGACGGACGGCCCCAGCATCCTGGTGGACAAGCCGATCCTGCTGTTCGGCCGCCACGAGGAGTGCGACGTGCAGCTGCACTCGAAGAAGGTGTCGCGGCGGCACTGCTGCGTCGCCCAGGTGAACGACTACCTCGTCGTCCGCGACCTGGGGAGCACGAACGGCGTGAAGGTGAACGGCCAGCGCGTCGCCGAGGGGAAGCTGGTGCCGGGCGACGAACTGACCGTCGGGAACTTCAAGTACCAGGTTTGCGGCGACGTGCTCGGCGGCTCGACGGAGCGGCCGCCGGTTCCGAGCGGGTACCGCCCGGTGCCGCCCGACGCCGGCACCGACAGCAGCCCGAGCTAG
- a CDS encoding gamma-glutamylcyclotransferase family protein, with amino-acid sequence MPTVLFVYGTLKRGHAAHDLLSGQHFLGPAATAPRYRLVDLGPYPGLVSDAAAGLAVSGELWEVTDAKLKELDFFEGCPTLYWRGAVEVADHAGPVEAYFYARPVPPRAPTGAAWPLG; translated from the coding sequence GTGCCGACCGTCCTGTTCGTGTACGGCACCCTGAAGCGCGGCCACGCCGCCCACGACCTACTCTCCGGGCAGCACTTCCTCGGCCCCGCCGCAACCGCGCCGCGCTACCGCCTCGTCGATCTCGGGCCATACCCTGGCCTCGTGTCCGACGCCGCCGCCGGCCTCGCCGTGTCCGGCGAACTGTGGGAGGTGACGGACGCCAAGTTGAAAGAACTCGATTTCTTCGAGGGGTGCCCAACACTGTACTGGCGCGGGGCGGTGGAGGTGGCCGACCACGCGGGGCCGGTCGAAGCTTACTTCTACGCGCGACCGGTGCCGCCGCGGGCGCCGACCGGCGCGGCGTGGCCGCTCGGCTAG